One region of Bradyrhizobium betae genomic DNA includes:
- the otsB gene encoding trehalose-phosphatase, with amino-acid sequence MKSELAEMPMVDEQAARNDNERPESVPVPHALVPHLDETAILLDIDGTLLDLMPTPREVWVPSGLSETLSRLTERTSGALAMVSGRSLNDIDLIFAPEVFRAVAGHGAEMRLSVGNEADEVNAPPMDKELKRRLAAVAKLSPGILLEDKGYSLALHYRLAPHAEKAIYEAVSLIRADLPNAPIEVLPGKFVCEIKHSGFTKATGVRELMKHEPFRGRRPIFIGDDVTDETVFAIMPDMNGLSFSVGRRAMGVDGHFDAPSDVRAFLARLLDDTRLE; translated from the coding sequence ATGAAATCGGAACTGGCGGAAATGCCGATGGTCGACGAACAAGCCGCGCGTAACGACAATGAGAGGCCGGAATCGGTGCCGGTGCCGCATGCGTTGGTCCCGCATCTCGACGAGACCGCGATCCTGCTCGACATCGACGGCACGCTGCTCGACCTGATGCCGACGCCGCGCGAGGTGTGGGTGCCGTCGGGCCTGTCAGAGACGCTGAGCCGGCTGACCGAACGCACGTCCGGCGCGCTGGCGATGGTCAGCGGCCGCTCGCTCAACGACATCGACCTGATCTTCGCGCCCGAGGTGTTTCGCGCGGTCGCAGGTCACGGCGCGGAGATGCGCCTGTCGGTGGGCAATGAGGCCGACGAGGTGAACGCACCGCCGATGGACAAGGAGTTGAAGCGGCGGCTCGCTGCGGTCGCAAAGCTCAGCCCCGGGATCCTGCTCGAGGACAAGGGCTATTCGCTGGCGCTGCACTATCGCCTCGCGCCGCATGCGGAGAAGGCGATCTATGAAGCTGTCTCGCTGATACGCGCCGATCTGCCCAACGCGCCGATCGAGGTGCTGCCCGGCAAGTTCGTCTGCGAGATCAAGCATTCCGGTTTTACCAAGGCGACCGGCGTGCGCGAATTGATGAAGCACGAGCCGTTCAGGGGACGTCGTCCGATCTTCATCGGTGACGACGTCACCGATGAAACCGTGTTCGCGATCATGCCTGATATGAACGGGCTCTCGTTCTCGGTCGGCCGCCGCGCGATGGGCGTTGACGGCCATTTCGACGCGCCGAGCGATGTGCGCGCGTTCCTGGCACGGCTGCTCGACGACACAAGGTTGGAATAA